In Pseudomonas fluorescens, a genomic segment contains:
- a CDS encoding CBS domain-containing protein, whose amino-acid sequence MKTVAQVLKAKDQKNQEVHVIKHDHTVFEALVRMSEKNVGALPVVEDGVVVGIISERDYARKIMLKGLSSVTTKVHEVMSSPVITVDTHKKVDECMNIMTDSHLRHLPVVEDGKLLGLLSIGDLVKEAIADQADLIKQLEQYIRGE is encoded by the coding sequence ATGAAAACCGTTGCACAAGTGCTCAAAGCCAAGGACCAGAAAAACCAGGAAGTCCATGTCATCAAACACGACCACACCGTGTTTGAAGCACTGGTCCGGATGTCGGAGAAAAACGTCGGGGCCTTGCCGGTCGTTGAGGATGGCGTGGTGGTAGGCATCATCAGCGAACGTGATTACGCGCGCAAAATCATGCTCAAGGGTCTGTCGTCGGTCACTACAAAGGTCCATGAGGTGATGAGCTCTCCGGTGATCACCGTCGACACCCATAAAAAGGTCGATGAGTGCATGAACATCATGACCGACAGTCACCTGCGCCACCTGCCGGTTGTCGAAGACGGCAAACTGCTGGGCCTGCTCTCCATCGGTGACTTGGTAAAAGAAGCCATTGCCGACCAGGCCGACCTGATCAAACAGCTGGAGCAATACATCCGCGGCGAATAG
- a CDS encoding NAD-dependent protein deacetylase, producing MLDTLEHQEDHLDTLHRALAERRFLVLTGAGISTSSGIPDYRDSEGVRRGKAPMMYQEFLATPQARRRYWARAMLGWPRVRIAQPNNAHRALATLQQRQRISGLITQNVDTLHDQAGSHDVIELHGSLHRVLCLDCQLRSPRDGVQRQMEIANPYLAQVHAVQAPDGDTLLDPTFEEQFQVPHCPHCDGERLKPDVVFFGENVAPATAARAMAAVAQAEGLLVVGSSLMAYSAFRLCKAMVEQGKPVIAINLGKTRGDELLQVKIQASCERLLPLLAERLGA from the coding sequence ATGCTCGACACGCTGGAACATCAAGAGGATCACCTCGACACCCTGCACCGGGCCCTGGCCGAACGGCGCTTTCTGGTGTTGACCGGTGCAGGGATCAGTACGTCGTCGGGGATACCCGATTACCGTGACAGCGAAGGCGTACGCCGGGGCAAGGCGCCGATGATGTACCAGGAGTTCCTGGCCACACCGCAAGCGCGACGCCGTTACTGGGCGCGGGCAATGCTGGGTTGGCCGCGAGTACGTATCGCCCAACCGAACAACGCCCACCGCGCGCTGGCGACCCTGCAGCAACGCCAGCGCATCAGTGGCCTGATCACGCAAAACGTCGACACCTTGCATGATCAGGCCGGTAGCCACGATGTCATCGAACTGCATGGCAGCCTGCATCGAGTACTGTGCCTGGATTGCCAGCTACGCAGCCCCCGCGATGGCGTTCAGCGGCAAATGGAAATCGCCAATCCCTACCTGGCGCAGGTGCATGCCGTCCAGGCGCCTGATGGCGACACCTTGCTTGACCCGACCTTCGAAGAGCAGTTCCAGGTACCCCACTGCCCCCATTGCGATGGCGAACGACTGAAGCCGGATGTGGTGTTTTTTGGCGAGAACGTCGCGCCGGCCACGGCGGCCAGGGCGATGGCCGCAGTGGCGCAGGCCGAGGGCTTGCTGGTGGTAGGCTCTTCGCTGATGGCCTATTCGGCATTTCGCCTGTGCAAGGCGATGGTCGAACAGGGCAAGCCGGTGATCGCCATTAACCTGGGCAAGACCCGAGGGGATGAGCTCTTGCAGGTGAAAATCCAAGCCTCTTGTGAGCGGTTGTTGCCTTTGCTGGCCGAGCGGCTGGGAGCCTAA
- a CDS encoding LysR family transcriptional regulator — protein MTVKQMRAFLAVAQSLSFAAACERLHLSQSALSLTIKGLEEGLGGRLFSRNTRNVALTPEGESLLPLARRLMADWDNAEDELRQLFTLQRGRVTVAAMPSFAGNLLPPILKIFRARYPQVNVTVHDLINEQVLEMVRDRQVELGVAFEPAEGSSLVFTPLYLDRFIAVVPGDSPLAQYAEIDWQTLLEQPFITLQRPSTVRVMLEEHLGALKRKLPVALESHQLATVGKMVASGLGVSAVPALCAQQMREAGAHCITLTDPVIERPIGVLTKPGYELSAAAQALFDIFRDEAGKGRFPL, from the coding sequence ATGACAGTTAAACAGATGCGTGCCTTTCTTGCCGTGGCCCAGAGCCTGAGTTTTGCCGCTGCCTGCGAACGCCTGCACCTCTCCCAATCGGCCTTGAGCCTGACCATCAAGGGCCTGGAAGAAGGGCTGGGCGGGCGCTTGTTCAGCCGTAATACACGCAATGTCGCGCTGACACCCGAGGGCGAATCCCTGCTGCCCCTGGCACGCCGGCTGATGGCTGACTGGGACAATGCCGAGGACGAACTGCGCCAGTTGTTCACCCTGCAGCGGGGGCGGGTAACGGTGGCCGCGATGCCGTCGTTCGCCGGTAACCTGTTGCCGCCGATCCTGAAGATATTCCGCGCACGTTACCCCCAGGTGAATGTGACGGTACACGACCTGATCAACGAACAGGTGCTGGAAATGGTGCGCGACCGCCAGGTGGAGCTGGGCGTGGCGTTTGAGCCGGCGGAAGGCTCGTCACTGGTCTTTACCCCGCTGTACCTGGACCGCTTCATTGCCGTGGTGCCTGGCGATTCACCGTTGGCGCAGTACGCCGAGATCGATTGGCAAACCCTGCTGGAGCAACCGTTTATTACCTTGCAGCGGCCCTCTACGGTACGGGTGATGCTCGAAGAACACCTGGGCGCTTTAAAACGCAAGCTACCGGTGGCATTGGAGAGCCACCAATTGGCAACCGTGGGCAAGATGGTTGCCAGCGGCTTGGGCGTCAGCGCGGTACCGGCGTTATGTGCGCAGCAGATGCGGGAGGCGGGAGCCCATTGCATTACCTTGACCGACCCGGTGATAGAGCGGCCGATTGGGGTGTTGACCAAGCCGGGGTATGAACTGTCAGCCGCCGCGCAGGCGTTGTTTGACATCTTTCGCGATGAGGCGGGGAAGGGCCGGTTCCCGCTGTGA
- a CDS encoding CoA transferase subunit A, which translates to MAGFDKRVASYEEALAGLEDGMTVLAGGFGLCGIPENLIAEIKRKGTRDLTVVSNNCGVDGFGLGVLLEEKQIRKVIASYVGENALFEKQLLSGEIEVVLTPQGTLAEKMRAGGAGIPAFFTATGVGTPVAEGKETREFNGRPYLMEESITGDFAIVKGWKADHFGNVIYRHTAQNFNPLAATAGKITVVEVEEIVEPGELEPSQIHTPGIYVDRIICGTFEKRIEQRTVRK; encoded by the coding sequence ATGGCAGGTTTCGATAAACGCGTGGCGTCCTATGAAGAAGCGCTGGCAGGCCTGGAAGACGGCATGACCGTGCTCGCGGGTGGTTTTGGCCTGTGCGGCATTCCGGAAAACCTCATCGCCGAAATCAAGCGCAAAGGCACCCGCGACCTGACCGTGGTTTCCAATAACTGCGGTGTCGACGGTTTCGGCCTGGGCGTGCTGCTGGAAGAAAAACAGATCCGCAAAGTGATCGCCTCCTACGTCGGTGAAAACGCGCTGTTCGAGAAGCAATTGCTCAGCGGCGAAATCGAAGTGGTGCTGACTCCCCAAGGCACCCTGGCGGAAAAAATGCGCGCAGGCGGTGCTGGCATCCCAGCGTTCTTCACTGCCACCGGTGTCGGCACGCCCGTCGCAGAAGGCAAGGAAACCCGTGAATTCAATGGCCGCCCCTACCTGATGGAAGAGTCCATCACCGGTGATTTTGCCATCGTCAAGGGATGGAAAGCCGACCACTTCGGCAACGTCATCTACCGCCACACGGCCCAGAACTTCAACCCGCTGGCCGCCACCGCCGGCAAGATCACGGTGGTCGAAGTCGAGGAAATCGTCGAACCGGGCGAGCTGGAACCGTCGCAGATCCACACCCCTGGCATCTACGTCGACCGGATCATCTGCGGCACCTTCGAGAAGCGCATCGAACAGCGCACCGTCCGCAAATAA
- a CDS encoding CoA transferase subunit B: MALTREQMAQRVAREMQDGFYVNLGIGIPTLVANYIPEGMEVMLQSENGLLGMGPFPTEETIDADMINAGKQTVTARIGASIFSSAESFAMIRGGHVDLTVLGAFEVDVHGNIASWMIPGKLVKGMGGAMDLVAGAENIIVIMTHASKDGESKLLSQCSLPLTGANCIKRVLTDLAYLEIENGAFVLKERAPGVSVEEIVSKTAGKLIVPDNVPEMHFQ, from the coding sequence ATGGCTCTCACCCGCGAACAAATGGCTCAACGCGTCGCCCGCGAAATGCAGGATGGTTTTTACGTCAACCTCGGCATCGGCATTCCGACCCTGGTGGCCAACTACATCCCCGAAGGCATGGAAGTGATGCTGCAATCGGAAAACGGCCTGCTTGGCATGGGCCCGTTTCCCACCGAAGAAACCATTGATGCCGACATGATCAACGCCGGCAAGCAAACCGTGACCGCGCGTATCGGCGCCTCGATCTTCTCCTCCGCCGAGTCCTTTGCAATGATTCGCGGCGGCCACGTCGACCTGACCGTGCTGGGTGCGTTTGAAGTCGACGTCCACGGCAACATCGCCTCGTGGATGATCCCCGGCAAGCTGGTCAAAGGCATGGGCGGCGCCATGGACCTGGTGGCCGGCGCAGAAAACATCATCGTGATCATGACCCACGCGTCCAAGGACGGTGAGTCCAAGCTGCTCAGCCAATGCAGCCTGCCGCTGACCGGTGCGAACTGCATCAAGCGTGTACTGACGGACCTGGCCTACCTGGAAATCGAAAATGGCGCTTTTGTCCTCAAGGAACGCGCACCTGGCGTCAGCGTTGAAGAGATTGTGAGCAAGACCGCCGGTAAACTGATCGTCCCGGACAACGTTCCAGAAATGCACTTCCAGTGA
- a CDS encoding acetyl-CoA C-acetyltransferase — MQDVVIVAATRTAVGSFQGSLASIPAPELGAAVIRRLLEQTGLDPAEVDEVILGQVLTAGSGQNPARQASILAGLPHAVPALTLNKVCGSGLKALHLGAQAIRCGDAEVIIAGGMENMSLAPYVLPAARTGLRMGHAKMIDSMITDGLWDAFNDYHMGITAENLVDKYGISREAQDAFAAASQQKAAAAIEAGRFADEITPILIPQRKGDPIAFAVDEQPRAGTTAESLAKLKPAFKKDGSVTAGNASSLNDGAAAVLLMSADKAKALGLPVLARIASYANAGVDPAIMGIGPVSATRRCLDKAGWKLGDLDLIEANEAFAAQSLAVGKELEWDADKVNVNGGAIAIGHPIGASGCRVLVTLLHEMIKRDAKKGLATLCIGGGQGVALALERS; from the coding sequence ATGCAAGACGTCGTGATTGTCGCTGCCACCCGCACCGCCGTGGGCAGCTTTCAAGGTTCGCTGGCCAGCATCCCGGCACCGGAACTGGGCGCTGCCGTGATCCGTCGCCTGCTGGAGCAGACCGGCCTGGACCCGGCCGAAGTCGATGAAGTGATCCTCGGCCAGGTGCTCACCGCCGGCTCAGGCCAGAACCCGGCGCGCCAGGCCTCGATCCTGGCCGGCCTGCCCCATGCCGTACCCGCCCTGACCCTGAACAAGGTCTGCGGTTCGGGCCTCAAGGCCCTGCACCTGGGCGCCCAGGCCATCCGCTGCGGGGACGCCGAGGTGATCATCGCTGGCGGCATGGAGAACATGAGCCTTGCTCCCTACGTGTTGCCTGCTGCGCGCACCGGCTTGCGCATGGGCCACGCCAAGATGATCGACAGCATGATCACCGATGGCTTGTGGGATGCGTTCAATGACTACCACATGGGCATCACCGCCGAAAACCTGGTGGACAAATACGGTATCAGCCGTGAAGCCCAGGACGCCTTCGCCGCCGCGTCCCAGCAAAAAGCCGCGGCCGCCATTGAAGCCGGGCGCTTTGCCGATGAGATCACGCCGATCCTGATTCCCCAGCGCAAGGGCGACCCGATTGCCTTTGCAGTGGATGAACAGCCGCGCGCCGGCACCACCGCCGAATCCCTGGCCAAGCTCAAGCCGGCGTTCAAGAAAGACGGCAGTGTCACCGCCGGCAACGCCTCCAGCCTCAACGACGGCGCTGCTGCGGTGCTGCTGATGAGCGCGGACAAAGCCAAGGCCCTGGGCCTGCCGGTGCTGGCCCGTATCGCCAGCTACGCCAATGCTGGCGTCGACCCGGCAATCATGGGCATCGGCCCGGTCTCGGCGACCCGTCGTTGCCTGGACAAGGCCGGCTGGAAACTGGGCGACCTGGACCTGATCGAAGCCAACGAGGCCTTCGCCGCACAATCCCTGGCGGTGGGCAAAGAGCTGGAATGGGACGCCGACAAGGTCAACGTCAACGGCGGCGCCATCGCCATCGGCCACCCGATCGGTGCTTCAGGCTGCCGCGTACTGGTGACCCTGCTGCATGAAATGATCAAGCGCGACGCCAAGAAAGGCCTGGCGACGCTGTGCATCGGTGGCGGCCAAGGCGTGGCCCTGGCACTCGAACGC